DNA from Elaeis guineensis isolate ETL-2024a chromosome 2, EG11, whole genome shotgun sequence:
AGGTCACCCTCAAAAGTGGATCATCTATTACCTCCATCCTCAGGGATGTCAGAGGTCCATAAGGTGAGATTATCCCTCAAAAGTTGCATGATCAGAGTGCTATCCTTGTAAGATTCTTCACTCAGTGTATCAAGCTCAGATATAGCTTCATCAAAAGCTTGTTTAGCCAGGTGGCAAGCCCTGAAATTATTGTCTAATATTATATCCATGATAAGACAGTATAGAAGAATCCATCTGAACTCTATTGCAAATGCATACCTCTCAGGTGAGTTCATGATCTCATAATAGAAAACTGAGAAGTTCAATGCCAAACCCAATCGAATAGGGTGAGTAGGAGACAGGTCTGCCTCAGCAGTACTTGAAGCCATCTGCAAATAGGTTGAGCAACTGCTCAGAAACATCACCATAACAGGAAACACAGTAAAGCAGTAGCAAGACTCAGTATGCATATCGAATGATTCAAAAAACAACATGGAGTAGCAAAATAAGGTTTTAATTGTGAAATActttgtatatgtatgtgtgtgtgacaCGCACGCGCACATACAcacagagaaaaagagagagaggagaagaagacAAAGAAGAAACATATCAGGTTAGTTCTAGATTTGGCTCTTTTTCTTAAAGTTCTGAATGAACAATTTTAACTTTCCATGAATTGCAACATTTCCTTGTTATATGAAGTGTGGGATGCAGATATTTATaaacattatttaaaataatcaaaCTTAAGCATGCAAGGTGCATCAAATTTGCATATTTTGCATCTAATGGAATTCCTATAAATGGGAACATATCAATAACTCAGTTCTTGTATCAGATTGTCACCTGTCCGGCACTTCTAACCATGCTGACACAAGTTTTAGCATTCATGTTCAAAATAGCCAAGTCAAAGGGTGATGATACGGAATAAAAAGACAATAAACCTAGGACATATGGCCATCAAAGAAGCAATTCTTAAAAAGTTCTGATTCTTTGATTGACCTAAATAGTACAATCAACAAATCCagttacagaaataaattttggaCATTAACATGCATTATGGGTGAATGCAGGCAACCATCTTGGATTACTTTCTACAAATGTTGACCAATGCAAAGTTTAACCACCGAACTAAAGACATTAGACATTCAATTAGCAGATAAAGCTGCAATAAACAAAAGAAATCCACAAGAGATCCAAGTGCACGAACGCAGTTTTATGCTGCACGTAAAAGACAAATATTTATCACTGATATACGTTAAAGAAATCAACAAAATATTTTGTTCACGGACCACAGGATAAAAAACAGAAAACCAAATGCACTTGTTGTGCCAGAAGGTAAAGTTATTCAACAAAGAGCGCAAGCAGGGAAAAAAGGGCAAGCAATTAATACAttctatttaaaaaaaagaaaaaaaagaaaagaaaagttctaACAGTGAATAAAGAAGAAAGGGAAATCAATATATATACCTGATATGCCTTAAGGGACTCCTCAGCCGCCTCTTTCCTGTCATTGCCGGTCTTGAACTCCGCCAGGTAGCGATAGTAGTCACCCTTCCTACAATCGAATAGTAAGATGGATCAAGACTCCAAAAATCTCTAACAACCTACGAAATCTTGGCCCCAAAAAATCAGATTGGCCCACATCTTGTAGTAGAAAACTGATGATTCCCCGGCGGAGGACGAAGGGATGAGATGCTCATCGATCAAGGCCATGACATCATTGCAAATTTTTGAGAGTTCTGACTCCACCTTCTGCCGGTACTCcttgatccccttcacatggttCTCGTTCCCCTTCGCCTCCTCCTTCTGCTCGATCGAGGAGAGGATCCTCCACGAGGCCCTCCGTGCCCCGATCACGTTCTTGTAGCCCACGGAGAGCAGGTTCCGCTCCTCCACCGTCAGTTCCACGTCGAGCTTCGCGACCTTATTCATCGTTTCCACCATCTCTGAAGAGGGGGAAAAATATGGATAGGatcaaaaccctaaccctagcacCGACAGAAGAGGAGAAACCCTAAGAATCGATATCAAAGCCTACCATCGTAGCGCTCGGCTTGCTCGGCAAGCTTGGCGATGTAAACGAAGTTCTCGCGTTCTCTCTGAGACGCCATTACCGATCGTATCCGAGCTCTACCTTGATTTCTCCCTCGCTCTCTTCCCGCTTCCACGTCTCTGAGCTCCGGACGCGCGAGCTTGACGGTGACAGGGACAAAGAGGGGAAAGCGGAGCGCAAATGGACCGCAGCCAAGATTGAGAGATACCCCTTAAGTTGCGTCTATTTACGGATTTGCCGCGTTGCGATTCTTAGAAGTTAGAATCTGTCCGTTGATGTTTGAGAAAACGGTTGCGTCGATAGGATGAGCGTGAAAAGAACGCGTTTCGCCGACGCATTTCATTTTACGTTGCCGTTCCTCAGGGCGCCTGAATACAAGTGGACGGTCACAATTAGATCAGTGCTTTTTGGACGGTCTGATCGTGGGACACAGGCCACCACATgactttaatttatttgatattgcaTTAGAAGTGAGACGTTTCTTTTAGTCTAAAAACGCCGGGTGGCCCACGACGCCGAGCGGGTCTTGCAGGGCAGGcgatgttttatattttttaatcaatATAACTTCAACGAAATTCGCGaacaatattttgaaatattttcataTGTTCAATCGTTACCCACTGATTCCTTTTTTGAAAACAGCATATGTCAtcttaacaataaaaaaaaaaaacagcatatTTCATCAGCTACCTTTCAAGGCTTATCTAATAAAGAATTAAAGTGGTCttccaaaaattaatctaatataaatataattttgagtcTTGGTGCTAAAAATTTGAGGCCCACTTTCAAACATGACTTTGTTATGGGTATAACTTGCTTCCGTCCTCCCAAACCAATATCAATTATTAACAAAAGTTAAAATGTAattagatctttgatataaatTCAGCCCAACTTGTTTAGAAAATGATCAACTTGAGCTTGCCCAAAATCATTTTATAGCAGAACTGTTAGAGAAAATTGATTGACCTCCATTTACCGATCAATCTCTGAAACAGTCTGATCGACATCCAACTCTGACCCACTAAATAAACGGACGACCCTGAAAACGACTACCGACTATATATCGGCTGAGCAGACTGACACTACTCTCGATCAATCAACCGAACATCCTTCATCGAATCAAAATCAACAGGCGATCGATGTTCAGACTCTACAGATAATAAGCTACTTCGACCGTCGGTATTTTAGAGTTACTAACCGACAATCGACTCTCGACGAACAGTCAGCcaactcattcaaatatatcataaccgtcaCGAATGATTACTCCACTGATATCGCGGCGTAATCCATGGAGATTAATAACTCACAACGAGATTATCGTCCCGTTATTCTACGCCGCTAAATGCGGGACCAGATCCGGCAGTTACGACGATCTACTctataaaaaagaaataagataatAAATTTTGGTATGCTAATCTTGATACGTTGAGCTCTGTCTCCATTCTCATTCGATCGTTGTTCAATCTCcttttctgacttaagcatcggagggtccccgtcggagacaactccgatcagtgcggactttatTTTGCATGTGCTCGTTCCCGATGAACagacgacgaggagattggctgcaacagattgTTGCCCCCCCACTTCTGAGTCCAAATGACGAGTCATCGTGTGCGTAGCTACATGGTCGGTCACTTTGAATGAAAGGAGTGGTTATCCATCACGTCGAGTCTCGATTTTATCACCACATTCTCCGAAATACGGTCGATCATCTCTTTTATCATTCTTGAACTGTCATATCGACAGGGAGATCTGGTGTCAGGCATTGTTTGTGGAAGGTGAACCAGCACCAGTCGTTATATCGGGAAGGCGAACCGGCGTCATGCGATTCAACTCTGGCTTGTAGATTTCCACCACGTGTCGGGGCATCATTGAGCCGGAGTTGTTCACGTGGATGGAGGTGATGTGGTTCAATCTGGTGTAAGTGCGTCGAACCATCGGACCGATGATGGGCTCAGATGTTGCCACACATCGTCATCTGACATGGCTTCAGTCTGACTGCTTTCATCCGATCCATTGGACATTCCTCTATATAAAGGGGCTCTGTTAACCAGGTACTTATCCCTCATTTTATCTTTTCTGAAAAGAGGGCTCTGTTAGAGAGTAGCTTTtgagcgaaaatcatcttttgttGCTTTCCTCAGTCTAGATTCTTTGAGTATTTTCGATGAGTGAGATTGCCACAGGGGGTGGTCGGTCGTGGGTTCCGGCCGACGACTCTCTGTCGGACTCGAAGGCTTTTTCGTTGTGGGGTCTGATCGTTAGTCGATTTTGGAAGTGGCATCATGCTTCTGCTCGATG
Protein-coding regions in this window:
- the LOC105043958 gene encoding 14-3-3-like protein D isoform X1 encodes the protein MASQRERENFVYIAKLAEQAERYDEMVETMNKVAKLDVELTVEERNLLSVGYKNVIGARRASWRILSSIEQKEEAKGNENHVKGIKEYRQKVESELSKICNDVMALIDEHLIPSSSAGESSVFYYKMKGDYYRYLAEFKTGNDRKEAAEESLKAYQMASSTAEADLSPTHPIRLGLALNFSVFYYEIMNSPERACHLAKQAFDEAISELDTLSEESYKDSTLIMQLLRDNLTLWTSDIPEDGAEDATKEGAGKANAVEDAE
- the LOC105043958 gene encoding 14-3-3-like protein D isoform X2, which translates into the protein MASQRERENFVYIAKLAEQAERYDEMVETMNKVAKLDVELTVEERNLLSVGYKNVIGARRASWRILSSIEQKEEAKGNENHVKGIKEYRQKVESELSKICNDVMALIDEHLIPSSSAGESSVFYYKMKGDYYRYLAEFKTGNDRKEAAEESLKAYQMASSTAEADLSPTHPIRLGLALNFSVFYYEIMNSPERACHLAKQAFDEAISELDTLSEESYKDSTLIMQLLRDNLTLWTSDIPEDGEDATKEGAGKANAVEDAE